Proteins from one Podospora pseudoanserina strain CBS 124.78 chromosome 1, whole genome shotgun sequence genomic window:
- a CDS encoding hypothetical protein (EggNog:ENOG503NW39; COG:S): MDMDDKTPRDQGVVPLPPPPVSKCPPRLLVIGAGSRGRAYGRAVISSSNGVLSAVAEPDDYKRNKFGTTMIWGSTLPPPEGASFRDWREFVAYETERRARAEAGKKDVPLGIDAAFVCVLDEMHREVVVALSKLGGIHIMCEKPMATTLDHCLDMYKALQDNVDATGQQTVFSIGHVLRYSPHNKLLRKLLLEDRVIGDILSVVHTEPVGWWHFTHSYVRGNWRCERTSAPSLLTKSCHDIDVLLWLLCSPPDCSSQGCPPPHLPSTVSSTGSLQYFKKSRKPLAAGAATNCLSCPIEQSCKYSAKRIYVGPELVGVGTGNRGWPLSIVIPDIESYGTGQDAEAAMLANLAEDYDDNSTNAEVAQRNWFGRCVYESDNDVCDEQIVTISWDEDPRPSSPLSSHDGSSGSTALTAPLADNLRGRGSKLATFHMVAQTKEVCERHTRLYGVDGEIFADSKTITVHNFNTGQSITHNTQVESLGHGGGDAGLTRQFVMAVDMVKNHGWSTDRAQRELIGCTLDEVIRSHAMVFCAEKARKERKVVDWAEWWSKEVESKLDSE; the protein is encoded by the exons ATGGACATGGACGACAAAACACCAAGAGATCAGGGAGTGGTTCCTCTACCGCCACCCCCTGTTTCCAAGTGTCCCCCCCGACTTCTGGTCATCGGTGCCGGTTCTCGCGGTCGGGCCTATGGCCGAGCTGTCATCTCCTCTAGCAATGGCGTTCTTAGTGCTGTTGCGGAGCCAGACGACTACAAGAGGAACAAGTTTGGAACAACGATGATATGGGGCTCAaccctaccaccaccagaggGGGCTTCCTTCAGAGATTGGCGTGAATTTGTGGCTTATGAAACGGAGCGTAGGGCAAGGGCTGaggctgggaagaaggatgtTCCCCTCGGCATCGATGCTGCCTTTGTCTGTGTCCTTGACGAGATGCACCGCGAGGTTGTCGTTGCTCTTTCCAAGCTGGGTGGAATACACATCATGTGCGAAAAGCCCATGGCGACCACTCTGGACCATTGCCTCGACATGTACAAAGCCCTGCAAGACAACGTTGACGCCACAGGCCAACAGACCGTGTTTTCGATCGGACATGTTCTTCGCTACAGCCCCCACAATAAGTTGCTTCGAAAACTACTGTTGGAGGATCGCGTCATTGGAGATATCTTGTCGGTGGTTCATACAGAACCCGTGGGCTGGTGGCATTTCACGCATTCATATGTCAGAGGCAACTG GCGTTGTGAGAGGACATCGGCTCCCAGCCTGCTTACGAAGAGCTGCCACGATATCGATGTGCTTTTGTGGCTTCTCTGTTCACCTCCAGACTGTTCCTCGCAAGGCTGCCCTCCGCCTCACCTGCCCTCCACCGTTTCCAGCACAGGGTCGCTTCAGTATTTCAAGAAAAGTAGAAAGCCTTTGGCAGCTGGAGCAGCCACAAACTGCTTGTCCTGCCCCATTGAACAGTCCTGCAAATACTCAGCCAAACGAATTTACGTTGGCCCGGAACTCGTGGGCGTGGGCACAGGCAACAGAGGATGGCCCTTGAGCATAGTTATTCCGGACATTGAGTCTTATGGAACTGGGCAAGACGCCGAAGCTGCCATGCTCGCAAATCTGGCCGAGGACTACGACGACAACAGCACAAATGCAGAAGTCGCACAGCGTAACTGGTTTGGCAGATGCGTCTACGAAAGTGACAACGACGTTTGCGACGAGCAGATTGTCACCATCTCGTGGGATGAAGACCCGaggccctcttcccctttaTCCAGCCATGACGGGAGTAGTGGCAGTACCGCACTGACAGCTCCTTTGGCGGATAATCTTCGCGGGCGTGGTAGCAAGTTGGCTACGTTCCACATGGTAGCCCAAACCAAGGAGGTGTGCGAACGGCACACGCGTCTTTATGGTGTAGACGGTGAAATTTTTGCCGACTCAAAGACCATTACCGTTCATAACTTCAACACGGGACAGAGCATCACTCATAACACACAGGTCGAGAGCCtgggccatggtggtggggacgcTGGTCTGACAAGGCAGTTTGTCATGGCTGTCGACATGGTCAAGAATCACGGCTGGTCTACGGACCGAGCCCAGAGAGAGCTGATTGGATGCACTTTAGATGAGGTTATTCGAAGTCACGCGATGGTGTTTTGCGCCGAAAAGGCAAGAAAGGAGAGAAAAGTGGTTGACTGGGCTGAGTGGTGGTCTAAGGAGGTTGAATCCAAGTTGGATTCAGAGTGA